The uncultured Treponema sp. genomic sequence ATGCCGGTTGTCTGCTGTATTTGTAACCCCGCAGCGGATGGCCGGTTTCTTTTTGGAGGGAAGAAAACCCTCTACTTCGAAAGCGGGGTCTTCTTTCCCTCCAAACCTCCCTTCTTTCCCAGCATCGCTTAGGGCTGTCGCCCTAAGAACCCACTGTTTTTTCATCTGTTATTAGGTTGTAAGACTATCATTCTCGTGTATGGCAATGTAATGGTTTTATTCCCATGCTTTTGTATAAACAGTGCCGTTTATTGTGCCGCCGTTGCAGTAGATGTTTGCACCGGCATCAGTTTTTTTTGTAGTATTGCCGTTCATGTAATTGCTTATGTAATTTTCTATGTCCATAGCAGACCCGCTTGCATCTTTTAAGAACAGGCTTGCATCTGACTGTTCTATTAAAACAGCTCCGCCATAGCCGTAAGCGTCGTTGCTGCTTGTTGAAGTTACGCTGTTATTATCAAATCTTGTGTTCTGCAAAATGAGTGAACCTGTTTTTATGCTGATTGCGCCTCCGCCAAGTTTTTGGAATTCACCTTTTGTTGTGCCTTCACTTCCTGGATTATTACCACCAGCCTTATTGCCTGTGAATGTGCTGTCTGTGATTTTTATACTTCCGCCTTGGCTAAATATTGCTCCGCCTCTTCTTGCATAATATCCGCCGTTAGAAGTGCACGTATTGCTGTCAAATGTTGAGCTTTCAATTTCAAGAATTCCAGTGTCATTGTTCATTATTGCGCTGCCTCTGTTTGCTGTGTTGCCTTTAAATGTTGTGTTGGTTATGTGGCATGAACCTGAATTTTCTATTGCTGCGGCGTTTGCCATTAAATCTTCATCACCGTTGCTTTCAAAGTTGCATGAAACAACTTCTACCTGTGCTCCGTTATCTATGCGTATACATTCTGAATAGCCTACGTTACCGCTACCTGTGCTTTTGTTATTATAAAAAGTGCAGTTTTCAACAAGAAGTTTTCCGCCGCTTTTTACATATATAAGGCTTGTTCCAGAGTTTGACATGGATATTTCGCTCATACGACATTGCTTTAAAATTACTGTAGCTCCGTCATCTACATAAATTAAAGCGCCGTCAAGTGAAGAAGTTTCGACTGTGCTTGAAGCTGTAAATGTAAGGTTGTTTATTTCAAGAATTGTGGAGCTTCCTGTTACATTGAAAAGCTTTATCTGACCGCCCTCTGTTGTAAGAATTTTGTTGTCGTCTGTGCTTTGCTGAACTTTTGCGCCGTTGCCTCTTATGATTTTTGTGCCGGAAGTTATGTTTGTAAGTTGATGGTTATTTGCTGATGTGGCTTGATTTGTGCTTACAGAAGAATCTGCACCCATAAAAATATATGCGTTTCCGTCTGATTCGCAGGCTGTTTTTAGTTCTTCTGCATCAGCTGAAATATTGTAAATTTGGCAGTCTTTTTTCTTTAAATTTACTTGGCAATCAGAATCTTGTCCTGCTGTTACTTTTGCTTCTTCTGTTCCAAAATATAAAAGAACGTCTTTGGTGGACATCCAGCCTTCTACTTCTACTGTGTATGTAGCAGGCTCGAGTTCGTCAAATACGATTACCCCCCCCGTCTCGTCAGCCTCTGTGCTTATGGATTCTTCATTTATGATTTTTTCGCCTAGCAAAAGCCTTACCGTGAATGAATCAACATCGTCATGTCCCGATGAATAAAGCACGCGTGAAGAGCTTGGCAGAACAACCCGGACAGAACCGCCTTCGCTTCCCTGCGACATATTCATGCAGGAAACAAGGGCAAGCAATAACGCTGGTAAAATTGAAAACGCAAATTTTTTCATAATTCCCCCTATAAAGAAAACTGTTAAAATAACCTATTATCATTCTATATCAAATTCCCACTGATTTCCACTTTTGCCAGAAAATTCTTTAAATTTTTAGTTGATTTGCTTTTCCATTTCCCAAAAATGAAAAAATATTAAAAATGGGAAATAGAAATGGCGTTTTATTTCTCAAAATTGAAAAATTATTGATTTTGAGAAATAGAAAGAGTATAATTCAAGCATGAAACTGGTGGAAAGAAAAGAATATTTGGATTTGTTAAAAGGAACTGTTCAGACTCCTGACATAAAAGTAATAACCGGCATAAGGCGTTCTGGCAAATCTAAGCTGATGGAATCTTTTATTGAATATGTAAAGGTTTCTGTGAAAAATGCGAATATTATCCATATAAATTTTAATGACATAAGTTTTGAAAATCTTGCGGAATATCATGCGCTGAATTCTTATGTGCAGGGAAAATTTGATTCAAAC encodes the following:
- a CDS encoding right-handed parallel beta-helix repeat-containing protein, producing MKKFAFSILPALLLALVSCMNMSQGSEGGSVRVVLPSSSRVLYSSGHDDVDSFTVRLLLGEKIINEESISTEADETGGVIVFDELEPATYTVEVEGWMSTKDVLLYFGTEEAKVTAGQDSDCQVNLKKKDCQIYNISADAEELKTACESDGNAYIFMGADSSVSTNQATSANNHQLTNITSGTKIIRGNGAKVQQSTDDNKILTTEGGQIKLFNVTGSSTILEINNLTFTASSTVETSSLDGALIYVDDGATVILKQCRMSEISMSNSGTSLIYVKSGGKLLVENCTFYNNKSTGSGNVGYSECIRIDNGAQVEVVSCNFESNGDEDLMANAAAIENSGSCHITNTTFKGNTANRGSAIMNNDTGILEIESSTFDSNTCTSNGGYYARRGGAIFSQGGSIKITDSTFTGNKAGGNNPGSEGTTKGEFQKLGGGAISIKTGSLILQNTRFDNNSVTSTSSNDAYGYGGAVLIEQSDASLFLKDASGSAMDIENYISNYMNGNTTKKTDAGANIYCNGGTINGTVYTKAWE